In the genome of Salinispirillum sp. LH 10-3-1, one region contains:
- the pepQ gene encoding Xaa-Pro dipeptidase: protein MQYYAEHLATLTKRYQTALAATGFDTLVLSSGSQTYYFEDDHAHPYHPYPFVQQWLPYRPAPDTFLVISATEKPRLIWPAKQDFWHITPTEPQGEWTRHWRIEGATQLKDWLPGLSSGHVAWIGAEHPALSDIDIAITVNPTGLKRALEYDRAYKTDYEINWMVEATERAVQGHRAAEQAFLAGESELDIYRAYLMASGQREIDEPYPGIVGLNESAAILHYENKQVRQAENNRTLLIDAGAQANGYASDITRTYTRDQGLFADLLADVNTLQLDITSKAIPGMAFPDLHTETLRGVADILQRHKLCSLSVDEQMAKRIPQVFFPHGLGHLLGLQVHDSGGHQIDATGTLQKPTAEAPFLRLTRTLDVGMVITIEPGLYFIPMLLKQMTDTIEQHGCNLALIEQLLPYGGIRIEDNVLVTQQGNRNFTREGFGA, encoded by the coding sequence ATGCAATACTACGCTGAGCACCTCGCCACACTGACCAAACGCTACCAAACGGCACTGGCTGCCACCGGCTTTGATACCCTAGTGCTCAGCTCCGGCAGCCAAACCTATTATTTCGAAGACGACCACGCCCATCCATATCACCCCTACCCCTTTGTGCAACAGTGGCTGCCTTACCGCCCTGCACCAGATACGTTCTTGGTCATCAGTGCGACAGAAAAACCACGTCTGATCTGGCCCGCGAAGCAAGACTTCTGGCACATCACACCCACAGAGCCCCAGGGTGAATGGACACGCCATTGGCGCATTGAGGGCGCTACCCAACTGAAAGATTGGTTACCAGGATTGAGCAGCGGCCATGTGGCTTGGATAGGCGCAGAACATCCAGCTCTGAGCGACATAGATATCGCGATCACCGTCAATCCTACGGGTCTTAAGCGCGCGCTCGAGTACGACCGTGCCTACAAGACGGACTACGAGATCAACTGGATGGTCGAAGCCACAGAGCGCGCTGTTCAAGGTCACCGCGCCGCCGAACAGGCGTTCTTGGCGGGTGAATCCGAACTCGATATCTATCGCGCTTATCTGATGGCGAGCGGCCAACGTGAAATCGACGAGCCTTATCCGGGCATCGTTGGCCTAAACGAGTCGGCGGCCATTTTGCACTATGAAAACAAGCAAGTTCGGCAAGCGGAAAACAACCGCACCCTGCTGATCGACGCCGGTGCCCAAGCCAACGGTTATGCCAGTGACATTACGCGTACCTACACCCGCGACCAAGGGTTGTTCGCGGACTTACTTGCTGACGTCAACACTCTGCAACTGGATATAACCAGCAAAGCCATTCCGGGCATGGCGTTTCCTGACTTGCATACCGAAACGCTGCGTGGTGTGGCGGATATTCTGCAGCGCCACAAGTTATGTTCGCTGTCGGTCGACGAGCAAATGGCAAAGCGCATTCCTCAGGTCTTCTTCCCGCATGGTTTAGGTCATTTGCTGGGCTTGCAAGTGCATGACTCAGGCGGTCACCAGATAGACGCTACCGGCACGCTGCAAAAACCAACCGCTGAAGCACCCTTTCTCCGTCTGACACGCACGCTGGACGTAGGCATGGTGATCACCATTGAGCCTGGGTTGTACTTTATTCCGATGCTGTTGAAGCAAATGACGGATACCATCGAGCAGCATGGGTGCAATCTGGCGCTGATTGAGCAGCTTTTGCCGTACGGCGGCATCCGCATTGAAGACAATGTGTTGGTGACGCAGCAGGGAAATCGTAATTTTACGCGTGAAGGTTTCGGCGCCTGA
- a CDS encoding class II 3-deoxy-7-phosphoheptulonate synthase — protein MTSWTPSSWREKPVKQMPTYPDAAALAAVEERLRTRPPMVFAGEARQLRADLSEVAQGKAFLLQGGDCAESFQEFRADNIRDTFKVLLQMAVVLTFGGQKKVVKIGRMGGQFAKPRSGDMETIDGVSLPSYRGDIINGIGFNAEERTPDPERMYKAYEQSVATVNLLRAFAQGGLADLHQVHQWNLGFVDKTPNSERYQSLANRIDDTLSFMSACGISPDNTPQIRETSFYTSHESLLLPYEEAFTRQDSLTGNWYDTSAHMLWIGDRTRQPDGAHVEFARGIHNPIGLKVGPTTSDEDLIKLVQILNPKNDPGRLNLIVRMGASQIAEHFPRLLRLVQKEGFNVVWSSDPMHGNTIKASNGYKTRRAEDVLSEVKQFFQIHHAEGTYAGGVHFEMTGRNVTECTGGAFDITESDLADRYHTHCDPRLNADQALELAFLIANELKSLRR, from the coding sequence ATGACCAGTTGGACCCCGAGTAGCTGGAGAGAGAAACCGGTTAAGCAGATGCCGACGTACCCGGATGCCGCTGCACTGGCAGCCGTGGAAGAACGCCTGCGCACCCGCCCACCCATGGTATTTGCTGGCGAAGCCCGCCAACTGCGTGCCGACCTGTCTGAAGTAGCACAAGGCAAAGCCTTCCTACTGCAAGGCGGCGACTGCGCCGAAAGCTTCCAAGAATTTCGCGCCGACAACATTCGCGACACCTTCAAAGTACTGCTGCAAATGGCCGTTGTACTCACCTTTGGTGGCCAAAAGAAAGTCGTCAAAATCGGCCGCATGGGTGGACAGTTCGCCAAGCCACGCTCCGGCGACATGGAAACCATCGACGGCGTCAGCTTACCCAGCTACCGTGGTGACATCATCAACGGCATCGGCTTCAACGCCGAAGAACGCACCCCCGACCCAGAACGCATGTACAAAGCGTACGAACAGTCGGTCGCCACCGTCAACCTACTGCGCGCCTTCGCCCAAGGCGGCCTCGCCGACTTGCACCAAGTGCACCAATGGAACCTCGGCTTTGTCGACAAAACACCGAACTCCGAACGCTACCAATCGCTTGCCAACCGCATCGACGACACCCTATCGTTCATGAGTGCCTGTGGTATCAGCCCCGACAACACACCGCAGATCCGCGAGACATCCTTTTATACCTCGCACGAAAGCCTATTGCTGCCTTACGAAGAAGCCTTCACACGGCAAGACTCACTGACCGGCAACTGGTACGACACCTCAGCACACATGCTGTGGATCGGCGACCGCACGCGTCAGCCCGACGGTGCCCATGTAGAATTCGCTCGTGGCATTCACAACCCAATCGGCTTGAAAGTCGGCCCTACCACCAGTGACGAAGACTTGATCAAACTGGTGCAGATACTGAATCCGAAAAACGACCCCGGCCGCCTGAACCTCATCGTGCGCATGGGCGCCAGCCAAATCGCCGAGCACTTCCCTCGCCTACTGCGCCTGGTGCAAAAAGAAGGCTTCAACGTCGTCTGGTCATCCGACCCCATGCACGGCAATACCATCAAGGCCAGCAATGGCTACAAGACTCGCCGTGCCGAAGATGTCCTGTCAGAAGTAAAGCAATTCTTCCAGATACACCACGCCGAAGGCACCTACGCCGGAGGGGTACACTTTGAAATGACGGGCCGGAACGTGACAGAATGTACCGGCGGTGCTTTCGACATCACCGAAAGCGATCTCGCAGACCGCTACCACACGCATTGTGATCCTCGGTTAAATGCCGACCAAGCGTTGGAGCTGGCGTTCTTGATCGCCAACGAACTGAAGTCGTTACGTCGCTAA